In Brevibacterium pigmentatum, the sequence CATCTTCCGGTAGTCCTCGACGACATTCGCCTCGGGCGTCGACAGGAAGGCCGAGCCGACGTAGGCGAGATCGGCGCCGGCGGCCAGGGCCGCGAGGATCGAGCGGCCGTGGGCGATGGCGCCCGAGAGCAGCAGGGGGCCGCCGAACCAGGAGCGGATCTCCTGGACCAGAGCGAACGGAGACTGTGCCCCGGCATGCCCGCCGGCACCGGCGGCCACGGCGATGACGCCGTCGGCGCCCTTTTCGATGGCCTTGTTAGCGAAGCGGTTGTTGATGACGTCGTGGAGGACGATGCCGCCGTAGGAATGGACGGCTTCGTTGACCTCTTCACGGGCACCGAGCGAGGTGATCACGATCGGCACCTGGTGGCGGACCACCTCGGCGAGGTCCTCCTCGAGGCGATTGTTCGAACGGTGGACGATGAAGTTGACCGCGTACGGAGCGGCAGGCTGCTCCGGATTCGCCGCGGTGTGGGCGGCATTCGATTCGGAGATCTCATCGAGCCAGTCGGTCAGCTGCGAAGCCGGACGGGCGTTGAGAGTGGGGAACGATCCGACGAT encodes:
- a CDS encoding NAD(P)H-dependent flavin oxidoreductase, whose product is MTTFTDLRSQLRLPVVGSPMFIASGPELVKAQCQAGIVGSFPTLNARPASQLTDWLDEISESNAAHTAANPEQPAAPYAVNFIVHRSNNRLEEDLAEVVRHQVPIVITSLGAREEVNEAVHSYGGIVLHDVINNRFANKAIEKGADGVIAVAAGAGGHAGAQSPFALVQEIRSWFGGPLLLSGAIAHGRSILAALAAGADLAYVGSAFLSTPEANVVEDYRKMVVESGADDVVYSNYFTGVKGNYLRGSIEASGLDPDNLPESDPSKMNFASDPNSDAKAWRDIWGSGQGIGALGQQRTTAELVETFAAQFDEAKQQLLAQLR